In Alteromonas naphthalenivorans, one DNA window encodes the following:
- the atpG gene encoding F0F1 ATP synthase subunit gamma yields MASGKEIKGKIGSIKNTQKITSAMEMVAASKMKRAQERMASGRPYAQNMLKVIGHIANGNLEFRHPYLEEREVKRVGYIVISTDRGLCGGLNSNEFKLVTQDVKKWRDQGVEVDFAALGSKACSFFNRFGGTLLAAESGLGDKPSASDVVGVVRVMLKAYDEGKLDRVFLVFNDFVNTMTQSPVINQLLPLPKSEDEEYKHRWDYIYEPDPKEILEALMVRYIESQVYQGVVENAASEQAARMVAMKAATDNAGDLIDELQLIYNKARQAAITQEISEIVSGAAAV; encoded by the coding sequence ATGGCCAGCGGTAAAGAAATAAAAGGTAAGATTGGGAGTATCAAAAATACTCAAAAGATTACCAGTGCAATGGAAATGGTTGCTGCGTCCAAAATGAAACGGGCGCAAGAACGTATGGCCTCTGGCCGTCCATATGCGCAAAACATGCTAAAAGTGATTGGTCACATTGCTAACGGTAACCTTGAGTTCCGCCATCCTTATTTGGAAGAGCGTGAAGTTAAGCGCGTCGGCTACATTGTGATTTCCACTGACCGAGGCTTGTGTGGTGGCTTAAACAGTAATGAATTTAAGCTTGTCACTCAGGACGTCAAAAAATGGCGTGACCAAGGTGTAGAAGTGGACTTCGCTGCATTAGGTTCAAAAGCGTGCTCTTTCTTCAACCGTTTTGGTGGCACTTTGCTTGCCGCTGAATCTGGATTGGGTGATAAGCCGTCTGCGAGCGATGTAGTAGGTGTTGTACGTGTAATGCTTAAAGCTTACGACGAAGGCAAATTAGACCGAGTTTTCTTGGTATTTAATGACTTCGTAAACACCATGACACAGAGCCCTGTGATCAATCAGTTATTGCCTTTGCCAAAGTCTGAAGACGAAGAATATAAGCATCGTTGGGACTACATTTACGAACCAGATCCAAAAGAAATTTTGGAAGCATTGATGGTACGTTACATTGAGTCTCAGGTGTATCAGGGTGTTGTAGAAAACGCGGCGTCAGAACAAGCTGCGCGAATGGTTGCCATGAAGGCAGCAACCGACAACGCTGGCGACTTAATTGATGAGTTGCAACTGATATATAACAAAGCGCGTCAAGCTGCAATCACACAAGAAATTAGTGAGATTGTGAGCGGTGCCGCAGCGGTGTAG
- a CDS encoding ParA family protein, which yields MAKVIAIANQKGGVGKTTTAVNVAASMAATKRKVLLIDLDPQGNATMGSGVDKYDVHATAFELLIEEQPINDVIVKNTAGKFDLVAANGDVTAAEIKLMEMFAREVRLRNALKPVLDYYDFIFIDCPPSLNQLTVNALAAADSVMVPMQCEYYALEGLTALMDTIQKLASVVNPELKIEGVLRTMYDPRNRLANDVSEQLKRHFGEQVYRTVIPRNVRLAEAPSFGTPAMYYDKSSTGAKAYLALAGEILRRRDKSAPSQAKAS from the coding sequence GATCGCGAATCAAAAAGGTGGTGTGGGTAAAACCACTACTGCAGTGAATGTTGCAGCATCAATGGCTGCAACAAAACGTAAAGTGCTACTGATTGATCTTGATCCACAAGGTAACGCAACCATGGGAAGCGGCGTCGACAAATACGATGTTCACGCTACCGCGTTTGAATTGCTTATCGAAGAACAACCTATCAACGACGTTATTGTAAAAAATACAGCGGGTAAATTTGATTTAGTGGCTGCGAACGGTGACGTGACGGCAGCTGAAATTAAGTTGATGGAAATGTTTGCCCGTGAAGTGCGCCTTAGAAATGCGTTAAAACCTGTTCTCGATTATTACGATTTTATCTTTATTGACTGCCCTCCTTCACTAAACCAACTTACGGTGAATGCATTAGCTGCTGCTGATTCAGTCATGGTGCCGATGCAATGTGAATATTACGCACTCGAAGGGTTAACGGCGTTAATGGATACCATTCAAAAACTCGCATCAGTGGTAAATCCTGAATTGAAGATTGAAGGGGTATTGCGTACTATGTACGACCCTCGTAATCGCCTTGCCAACGATGTTTCCGAACAGCTTAAACGTCACTTTGGTGAGCAAGTATATCGTACTGTCATTCCGCGCAACGTGCGCCTAGCTGAAGCGCCAAGTTTCGGTACACCGGCGATGTACTACGATAAGTCTTCTACAGGGGCTAAAGCATATTTAGCATTGGCGGGTGAAATTCTTCGTCGTCGTGATAAATCTGCGCCAAGTCAGGCGAAAGCCAGTTAA
- the atpE gene encoding F0F1 ATP synthase subunit C, with protein MLYIAVALLIGLGALGTAIGFGLLGGKFLESAARQPELAPQLQVKMFIVAGLIDAIAMIGVGIALYLLFAVGA; from the coding sequence ATGTTATACATCGCAGTTGCACTACTGATCGGTCTTGGTGCCCTTGGTACCGCTATTGGTTTCGGTCTGCTGGGTGGTAAATTCCTAGAATCTGCTGCTCGCCAACCTGAACTAGCACCTCAACTTCAAGTTAAGATGTTCATCGTAGCAGGTCTTATTGACGCTATCGCGATGATCGGTGTTGGTATCGCTCTATACCTATTGTTCGCTGTTGGTGCCTAA
- the atpF gene encoding F0F1 ATP synthase subunit B, which translates to MNFNATFIGQLIAFAVFVVFCMKYVWPPLMAAIEERQKKIADGLEASERAEKDLELAQAKATEQMKDAKAQAAEIIEQAKKRANQLVDEETQKGHAEREKIIASGYTEIEAERNRAKEDLRKQVSALAVAGAQQILQREIDANAQNDIVEKLVAEL; encoded by the coding sequence GTGAATTTTAACGCCACTTTTATTGGTCAATTAATCGCCTTCGCTGTGTTCGTGGTGTTCTGCATGAAATATGTGTGGCCACCGCTGATGGCAGCGATTGAAGAACGTCAGAAGAAAATAGCCGATGGGCTTGAAGCTTCTGAACGGGCAGAGAAAGACTTAGAACTTGCTCAAGCGAAAGCCACTGAGCAAATGAAAGATGCGAAAGCGCAAGCAGCCGAAATTATCGAGCAAGCCAAAAAGCGCGCCAACCAATTGGTTGACGAAGAAACGCAGAAGGGCCATGCAGAACGCGAGAAGATTATTGCTTCTGGCTACACCGAAATTGAAGCTGAACGCAATCGTGCCAAAGAAGATTTGCGCAAGCAAGTGTCTGCATTAGCAGTAGCTGGCGCACAGCAAATCTTACAACGTGAAATTGATGCTAACGCACAAAACGACATTGTTGAAAAACTTGTCGCTGAGCTTTAA
- a CDS encoding ParB/RepB/Spo0J family partition protein, translating into MSARKRGLGRGLDALLATSQSTSQRETDAAATEATQSELSKLPIEFLVPGKYQPRKDMSPDALEDLASSIRAQGIIQPIVVRKVDDNKYEIIAGERRWRASQLAQLDEVPCLVKDVPDEAAVAIALIENIQREDLNAMEEAQALDRLMNEFSLTHQEVAEAVGKSRTTVTNLLRLNNLNDDVKLLVEHGDIEMGHARALLALDGEQQSEAANVVSGKGLTVRDTEKLVKKLLEPEKPKQEKQIDPDVQNLMTRLSENLGAPVTIDHNAKGKGKLVISFDDLQQLDGIITKIQ; encoded by the coding sequence ATGTCAGCAAGAAAAAGAGGGCTAGGTCGCGGTTTGGATGCGCTATTAGCAACCAGTCAATCGACGTCGCAAAGAGAAACAGATGCTGCGGCGACAGAAGCTACACAAAGCGAACTTAGTAAATTACCTATAGAATTTCTTGTGCCTGGCAAATATCAGCCTCGCAAAGACATGTCACCTGATGCCCTTGAAGACCTTGCTTCCTCTATTCGTGCCCAAGGTATTATTCAACCCATCGTTGTTCGCAAAGTAGACGACAATAAGTACGAAATTATTGCGGGTGAACGTCGCTGGCGTGCATCGCAACTTGCGCAACTTGATGAAGTTCCTTGTCTTGTTAAAGATGTACCTGATGAGGCCGCGGTTGCCATCGCGCTAATTGAGAATATTCAGCGTGAAGATTTAAACGCGATGGAAGAGGCGCAAGCATTAGACCGTCTAATGAATGAATTCTCCTTAACCCACCAAGAAGTTGCTGAAGCTGTGGGTAAATCTCGTACAACCGTGACCAACTTGCTTCGACTTAACAATCTTAATGATGACGTTAAGTTGCTAGTTGAGCATGGTGATATTGAAATGGGTCATGCTCGCGCATTACTCGCCCTTGACGGTGAGCAACAATCAGAAGCGGCAAATGTTGTTTCGGGTAAAGGTTTAACGGTTCGTGATACAGAAAAGCTGGTCAAAAAGCTACTTGAACCAGAAAAACCGAAGCAAGAGAAGCAAATTGATCCAGATGTGCAAAACCTTATGACCCGACTTTCAGAAAATTTAGGGGCACCGGTAACAATAGACCATAACGCAAAAGGGAAAGGTAAATTAGTCATTAGCTTCGACGACTTACAACAATTAGACGGAATAATCACTAAAATTCAGTAG
- a CDS encoding ATP synthase subunit I: MKNKLAEHGVFIAKKGILFQLVTALIITLLAGIIAGQHSAISTAAGAVISILPTAIFSGFAFKYAGASKNELVAQSFSQGSKLKLALTIILFVVTFAGLNAAPLEVFVAYVVTTASHALAMFRYGTK, from the coding sequence GTGAAAAACAAGTTAGCTGAACATGGAGTATTTATTGCCAAAAAAGGCATTCTGTTTCAGTTAGTCACGGCACTAATAATAACCCTTTTGGCGGGTATTATCGCAGGTCAACATTCTGCAATTTCAACCGCCGCTGGCGCAGTGATAAGCATACTGCCAACAGCGATTTTTTCGGGGTTTGCATTTAAATATGCTGGTGCAAGTAAAAACGAACTTGTTGCCCAAAGTTTTAGCCAAGGTTCAAAATTGAAACTGGCACTGACAATCATTTTATTTGTAGTGACATTTGCAGGCTTAAATGCCGCGCCGCTAGAAGTTTTTGTGGCTTATGTCGTTACAACCGCCAGTCACGCACTGGCCATGTTCCGTTATGGTACGAAGTAG
- the atpB gene encoding F0F1 ATP synthase subunit A — MASEYTTSEYIKHHLTNATMCSTDNGIAFNKACSDAGFWAWHVDTLAWSIGLGILFLVVFRSVASKATTGVPGKMQAFVELVIEFVDDNVKSTFHGRSALIAPLALTIFVWVLLMNLMDLVPVDLIPWIAGLVGQHAFGMDPHDVYMKAVPTTDLNLTFALASGVFILILFYSIKMKGISGFAKELTMQPFGHPVFIPVNFILESVTLLARPLSLALRLFGNLYASELIFILIATIGYFQLPLHFMWAVFHILVLPLQAFIFMMLTIVYLSLACEDH, encoded by the coding sequence ATGGCATCTGAATACACTACCTCAGAATATATCAAGCACCACTTGACCAATGCCACCATGTGCTCAACCGACAACGGAATTGCTTTTAACAAAGCATGCTCTGATGCAGGTTTTTGGGCGTGGCATGTCGACACACTAGCCTGGTCAATTGGCCTTGGCATACTATTTCTTGTTGTTTTTAGAAGCGTAGCTTCAAAAGCCACTACGGGCGTACCTGGCAAAATGCAGGCGTTTGTAGAATTGGTTATTGAGTTCGTTGACGACAACGTAAAAAGTACCTTCCACGGAAGAAGTGCACTAATTGCACCACTTGCACTAACTATTTTTGTTTGGGTTTTATTGATGAACCTGATGGATTTAGTGCCTGTTGACCTTATTCCTTGGATTGCTGGTCTTGTAGGTCAGCATGCCTTCGGTATGGACCCTCATGATGTTTATATGAAGGCTGTACCTACGACTGACCTTAACCTGACGTTTGCATTAGCGTCTGGTGTATTCATCCTAATTCTTTTCTATTCAATTAAAATGAAGGGTATCAGCGGTTTTGCAAAAGAACTTACTATGCAACCATTCGGTCACCCTGTATTCATCCCAGTAAACTTTATTCTGGAATCAGTTACCTTACTTGCACGCCCGCTTTCATTAGCACTGCGTTTATTCGGTAACTTATACGCCAGTGAGCTAATCTTTATCTTGATAGCCACCATTGGTTACTTCCAGTTACCTTTACATTTTATGTGGGCTGTATTCCATATTTTGGTTCTCCCTCTACAAGCGTTTATTTTCATGATGCTAACCATCGTGTATTTAAGCTTGGCGTGTGAAGACCACTAG
- the atpA gene encoding F0F1 ATP synthase subunit alpha yields MQLNSTEIAELIKKRIEQFNVSSEARNEGTIVAVTDGIIRIHGLADVMQGEMIELPGSRYAIALNLERDSVGAVVMGPYADLQEGVKVQSTGRILEVPVGNALLGRVVNTLGEPIDGKGAIDAAGFEPVEKIAPGVIERQSVDQPIQTGYKSVDAMIPVGRGQRELIIGDRQCGKTAMAIDAIINQKGTGIKCVYVAVGQKASTIANVVRKLEEHDALGHTIIVAASASESAALQYLAPYSGCTMGEYFRDRGEDALIVYDDLSKQAVAYRQISLLLKRPPGREAYPGDVFYLHSRLLERAARVNEQYVERYTNGEVKGKTGSLTALPIIETQAGDVSAFVPTNVISITDGQIFLETDLFNAGIRPAVNAGVSVSRVGGAAQTKIIKKLGGGIRLALAQYRELAAFSQFASDLDDATREQLEHGERVTELMKQKQYAPLSIADMGVSLFAVEKGFLKDVELNKILDFEAALHSYMNSENADLMKTINETGNFNDEIAAKLADALTQFKATQTW; encoded by the coding sequence ATGCAACTTAATTCCACTGAAATTGCTGAACTGATCAAGAAAAGAATTGAACAGTTCAATGTAAGCAGTGAAGCACGCAATGAAGGTACTATCGTCGCAGTAACTGACGGTATTATCCGCATTCATGGCCTTGCCGATGTAATGCAAGGTGAAATGATTGAGCTTCCTGGAAGCCGCTACGCTATTGCACTAAACCTTGAGCGAGACTCTGTAGGTGCGGTTGTAATGGGTCCATATGCGGACTTACAGGAAGGCGTAAAAGTACAATCTACAGGCCGTATTCTTGAAGTACCTGTTGGTAATGCCCTACTAGGTCGTGTTGTAAACACACTTGGTGAGCCTATCGACGGTAAAGGCGCCATTGATGCAGCTGGCTTTGAGCCAGTAGAAAAGATTGCACCTGGTGTAATCGAGCGTCAATCAGTAGATCAGCCAATCCAAACTGGTTATAAGTCAGTTGATGCCATGATCCCAGTGGGTCGTGGTCAGCGTGAACTTATCATCGGCGACCGTCAGTGTGGTAAAACCGCAATGGCAATCGACGCTATCATCAACCAAAAAGGTACAGGCATTAAGTGTGTGTACGTAGCGGTTGGTCAGAAAGCTTCTACTATCGCTAACGTGGTACGTAAGCTTGAAGAGCACGACGCATTGGGTCACACCATTATCGTTGCTGCTTCTGCGTCTGAGTCTGCTGCATTGCAATACCTTGCACCATACTCTGGTTGTACTATGGGTGAATACTTCCGTGACCGCGGTGAAGATGCGCTAATCGTATATGATGATTTGTCTAAGCAAGCTGTTGCTTACCGTCAAATTTCATTGCTACTTAAGCGTCCTCCTGGTCGTGAAGCATACCCTGGTGACGTTTTCTATCTTCACTCTCGTTTGCTAGAACGTGCTGCTCGTGTAAACGAACAATACGTTGAGCGTTATACAAACGGTGAAGTGAAAGGCAAAACCGGTTCATTAACTGCGCTTCCAATTATCGAAACGCAAGCTGGTGACGTATCTGCTTTCGTACCTACCAACGTAATCTCGATTACAGATGGTCAGATCTTCCTAGAAACTGACTTGTTTAACGCAGGTATCCGTCCAGCGGTTAACGCTGGTGTATCGGTATCTCGTGTTGGTGGTGCTGCGCAAACTAAAATTATCAAGAAGTTGGGCGGTGGTATTCGTCTTGCACTTGCTCAGTATCGTGAATTGGCGGCATTCTCGCAGTTCGCATCTGACCTTGATGATGCAACCCGTGAGCAACTTGAGCACGGTGAGCGCGTAACAGAGCTAATGAAACAGAAACAATATGCACCACTATCTATCGCAGATATGGGCGTATCATTGTTCGCGGTTGAAAAAGGTTTCCTTAAGGACGTTGAGCTTAACAAAATCCTAGATTTTGAAGCTGCTCTTCATTCTTACATGAACAGCGAAAACGCTGACCTTATGAAGACTATCAACGAAACTGGTAACTTCAACGACGAAATCGCCGCTAAGTTAGCTGACGCTTTAACACAATTTAAAGCGACACAAACTTGGTAA
- the atpH gene encoding F0F1 ATP synthase subunit delta — protein MSELTTVARPYAKAAFDFAVEKNAIAKWQEMLTFAGAVAQNDDIHQLLSGAVAADTLADVFINVCGEQLDDHGQNLVKVLAENKRLAALPEISNVFDAFKADYDKEIEVDVTSASALNDAQKTDLVASLEKRLARKVKLNCNVNPDLIAGMVIKAGDTVIDGSVKSKLNRLADALQA, from the coding sequence ATGTCTGAATTGACAACCGTTGCTCGTCCTTACGCTAAAGCAGCTTTCGATTTCGCCGTCGAGAAGAATGCCATTGCGAAGTGGCAAGAAATGCTGACCTTTGCAGGTGCAGTAGCACAAAACGATGATATACATCAGTTGTTATCTGGAGCAGTAGCTGCAGATACGCTAGCTGACGTTTTCATCAATGTTTGTGGTGAGCAACTCGATGATCATGGCCAGAACCTTGTAAAGGTACTGGCTGAAAATAAACGTTTAGCCGCGTTGCCTGAAATTTCAAATGTGTTTGATGCCTTTAAAGCAGATTACGACAAAGAAATTGAAGTAGACGTAACTTCAGCCTCTGCGCTGAACGATGCACAGAAAACCGATTTGGTTGCATCGTTGGAAAAACGTTTGGCACGTAAAGTGAAGCTTAATTGTAACGTGAATCCTGACCTGATCGCTGGAATGGTTATTAAAGCCGGCGATACAGTAATAGATGGTTCCGTAAAATCGAAATTGAACCGTCTAGCAGACGCGTTGCAAGCATAA